Genomic DNA from Setaria italica strain Yugu1 chromosome V, Setaria_italica_v2.0, whole genome shotgun sequence:
GCTCCCTTAGCAAGGGTGACCAGGCGGCGGAAGTGCTCAGTTTGCTCCCGTGTGAGCGGTCTACGTTCGCGTCGCGCGTGGCCGAGGCCATGCCGCTGCTGGCGCTGAAGCTAGAAGAGCCCGGTGGCGAGGCTACTCTGCTTCGTGCTTGCCCCTGCttcgcgccgtcgccgtcgctggcCGTTGGTAGCATGGCAAGCACACGACACACAAGAGAGAGAACGAAACGGAGGACAAATCTATAAATCTATTATGAGTTTATGACTGCTACTATGAAGCAGAACAATTTCCTTACCAGCAACCACGTACCCATCTACACTACACAGGTCTGAATTTTTCGGCTACATTACATCTTGAAGTGATCAATTAGAGCTTTGCTCGCAAGGTCCCGTGAGAAGAAGGTCCCGTAGAACTTCTCCATGGTGAAATTCTTGTACTTGGGTGGGTTCTCCGAAGAAACCAGCCCTGGCAATGGTCCGTACAAATTCGAGTCCCCTCTCTTCCCAGGACTGAAGAAGACGGCGATTGAAACCCTGGGTTCCTTGTGCGTGTTCATGGTCACCCGGTGCTCGACGCTCGGGTACTTGTCATTAGACATTATCTGATGAAAGGAGTCCAGGGAAGGGGGAAAAAGTTAGATGAGATCATGTCATGGCATTCAAAAGCTGCTAAACAAAGCTCGCTAGAGTCATATCTACACACATGATGcttcttgaaaaatacttttcaACACCGTCAATCCACAAAACATTTACTTCTTTTCTTGAACGAGAAAAGTTAGTTTAGAACATAAAAACCATAgatttgtttttaaaaaattactttCAAAATCTTATAAATTTATTAATGAGATCTACGAATGAGTTCTGATAGAAAATTCTTATAAACATAACTTTCAAAATCTTATACGAATGAGATCTACGAATGGCTGGTTCCTAACATTAGGTGTTCCAAACATTCCTAGAAATTTTTCGAGCTGGATTTTGACAAGACAACCGCACTGGCTACTCTCGCACTACGAGACAATCTGATTATACCAGGTTTCGCAGTAGGAAACAATCTGATTGTACCTGCAAGAGGTCGCCGACGTTGATGACGAGCGCTCCGGGCACGGGCTTGACGTCCACCCAGCATGCGTTGCCGTCCTGGTCCTGGTGCTTCACCTGCAGGCCGCCGATCTCATCCTGCGCGAGCACGGTGAGCACGCCGGGGTCCGTGTGCGGGACGATGCCCATGGTGCGCTCCGGCTCGGGGCAGTGCGGGTAGTAGTGGCACGCCATGACCTTCCCCTCGAGGCAGGACGCCTCCTCCAGCGCGGCGGCCCCGAGCCCGAGCCCCTCGGAGAGGAGCCCCAtgacggcgcgcgcggcggcggtggcgcgcacCTCCCACTCGAGCAGCTCGGCGCGGCAGACGGCGGGGATCCGGGACGCGAGGTCGGGGCGGCGGTTGGGACCCAGCATGACCTGGATGGTGTCGCGCCAGCTGGCCGCCGGGGAGTTGTACAGGTCGACGTTGGTGGAGTAGTTGACCCCGCCGTCCACAGCGCGGCCGTAGTGGGGCGCGCGCTCGGCGGCGGGAAGCTCGTTGAAGGCGCGCAccgcggcgagggcgcgcgCGGGGTAGTCGTCGCCGGTGGAGGGCTGCGGGAGGGCGCGGTGGTGGTTGACTAGGTGGAAGAAGCCCCAGGTGcgggcggcctcggcggcggcggcggcggcgtcggggaaggggagggagaggtcGACGACGGGGATGGAGGCGCCGGGCGGGGCGAGCGGGATGGAAGCGTAAGGGTCCGGGTGGCGGAAGATCTCCGGGACGGAGGAGACGCCCGACTCCACGAGGCCGCGCACCCCCGTGCGGGACTCATCGAAGGCCTTGAGCAGCGCCGCGCGGCCgggggccggcgccgggagggaggcggacgccatcgccgccgctggGATGATCGACGGATCGAGTCGCTTGGAGTTGGGGCTTTTCGTGGAAGGGAAGATGAGCAGATGACTGTTCGGCGAGAGGGATGGGCGGGTTGTTCCGGCGTGCGGGGATGATGGACCGTGGGCGCGGTGTCCCAAAGGCGAGCACGCAACCTTGGTTGGGATCCGCCGGATGTGACGCGGGAAGACGATGGGAGGCGAGTCCGCCGTGAGGGAAACGGCCAGCGACGCGGAGGAGCACGGGCGGCGAGAGGGGTGGTGGGCCGTGGGCGCGGGGAGGTGGTTGCCCGTCGTCCGCTTCCTCCCCTCCACAATACGAGCACGCAACGTaacctgcaaggctgcaagtcCGGAACCGCCGGGATGCGACGAGTCATCGCGCCGGCTCCCCCGCCTTGAGGAGGACGGCAGTGATGGTCAAACTACGTGGCGATCTCGCTCGACTTTACTTGTGTCGCTGacgattttttttctctgacGAAACGGTCGGCAGGAAATCTGTCAAACTTTTTTCTCTGTCACGATACCTTTTTTTATTGTAATTTCTTGTGAACACAAAAGTGCCAACGATTTTCGTCTTGCCCCTGGAAAATGTTTGCTTGGTTAAAATGCTTTAGTCATGTGAGTTGGGTCGATTGGTGAACAGTGAAGACATCCTCTATTTCGTGGAGATTTATATACATCGTCAACAAGATTTTATATCGTCCACAGTTCGAGATCCGTTGGTTCTTTACACCGgactaaaattcctatcacatcaaatgtttatagattatttataaaatcaattgcacagatggaggctaatttgcgagacgaatctattaagcctaattagttcgtgatttgacaatgtgatgttacagtaaatatgtgctaatcatgaattaattaggcttaataaatttgtatcgtgaattagcctccatctgtgtaattagttttataattaactcatgtttagttctcctaattagcctccgaaggctcgatgtgacatggactagactttagctcaaggatccaaacaccccctaaggctctaattgtttgagcttcctggcAGCTTGTCAGTATGAAAAGCCAGAAGCTCAAATAAATAGCGAATTTCTCATGCAATTTCCGAGAAGCTGGAAGTctagaaaagctgagtttatatggaaagctgaAAATCTCATGAgcttttttttagcttttttgaGCTTAGAAAGCTAAATACATCTCCAAAAAGCTAGTGCTGGTTTTTCAGAACTGAAAAGCCAGCAGcagcttttcagaaaagctcaaaaactgcagctcaaacaaatagaCTGGCTCCCTTTGGTTGGACTTTTCAACTTGCTGTAAATTCTCAAAAAGCCAGAAGCCAACCATTCCATCCAAAGTCACAGCCAAAAGCGATTTTCAGCTAGTTCAATTCTCACAGCAGTGGAGGACATGTTGTGGCCGGCTGTGAGATCGATATTTTCATAAAAACACCCACCTACCACTCATTATGATACAGTTCATTCTTTTCCTTCCGCAACTCACAGCCCACAATAATTTTTTCGCAACTCCCGGCCCACGGCAGCTCTTCCGCTGAGCTTAAACTCGTATCCGGGTTATCCGGACTGCAGGCCGATCGGCCGCGCGGTGGAACGAAGGGGGCATGGGCTCATTCATGCATGGGATAGGTGTCacaacaccaaaggagggaggtgggATGGGATACCAAATGAATTTCAAACATTAAGATCCAGTATGTTATTTTACTTTTTTATTTCAACATTTCAAATACAATGGTTCAACATTTAGATACATCGTTTCAATATTTTTAATATATTATTTCAACATTCTTTTAAAAACATTGAATTAGGCTTTTCAAAATGTTGGATTAGTTTTTTTAAAGGAAGGATCGGTCGTGTCCCTGATTTGGGCTATGCGCTGCTGGGCCACGGTGGGCCGTGCGACACAGTGCTAATCCAACTTCCAGTATGTGTATGCGCTACTGTATAGGGAGCCCCCTCTTTCGTGGTCTTCTTTTCTGTtcggcgacggccggcggctgAGCGAGCGGCGCCGCCCTTCGCCAGGTCTTCGTCGGATCCTTCGCCGGCAACGAGCATCCTCAGGTAGTCCCCTTCCCTTCCCGCTATGCTATACCAAGCACCCAAGCTAGTagtattcggatctgacccaGTTACACGCATGTGTATTGTGCCCACTAACTTCGATTTTTCGCTAAAAGATTGTCGCAGGATCCAGGGCGCGTCCGCCGCGATGGGCGGAGGTGCCTGGGTTGTTCGATTGGCTTCCCTTCTTGCGCTTGGTTTGGTGCTCGGCTCGGTCGAGGCCAGCCTCGGGGATATTGATCCGCGGTACAGGTGAGACGCATCTCAGTGTGG
This window encodes:
- the LOC101772168 gene encoding 1-aminocyclopropane-1-carboxylate oxidase homolog 4, which gives rise to MASASLPAPAPGRAALLKAFDESRTGVRGLVESGVSSVPEIFRHPDPYASIPLAPPGASIPVVDLSLPFPDAAAAAAEAARTWGFFHLVNHHRALPQPSTGDDYPARALAAVRAFNELPAAERAPHYGRAVDGGVNYSTNVDLYNSPAASWRDTIQVMLGPNRRPDLASRIPAVCRAELLEWEVRATAAARAVMGLLSEGLGLGAAALEEASCLEGKVMACHYYPHCPEPERTMGIVPHTDPGVLTVLAQDEIGGLQVKHQDQDGNACWVDVKPVPGALVINVGDLLQIMSNDKYPSVEHRVTMNTHKEPRVSIAVFFSPGKRGDSNLYGPLPGLVSSENPPKYKNFTMEKFYGTFFSRDLASKALIDHFKM